A section of the Mergibacter septicus genome encodes:
- the glmU gene encoding bifunctional UDP-N-acetylglucosamine diphosphorylase/glucosamine-1-phosphate N-acetyltransferase GlmU → MTNLPFSAVILAAGKGTRMYSDLPKVLHHIAGKPMVKHVIDTAKQLGAENIHLIYGHGADILQQRLANEKVNWILQAEQLGTGHAMQQATPYFQDNENIVMLYGDTPLITPETIQRLLAAKPDHGIALLTVELDDPTGYGRILRKQNTIVGIVEQKDASPEQLKINEVNTGVMVASGADFKRWLARLDNNNAQQEYYITDIIGFAYQDGCPVVSVKAANLLEVEGANNRLQLARLERYYQIQQAEKLLLAGVMLADPQRFDLRGELEHGKDVEIDPNVVIEGKVKLGNRVKIGMGCLLKNVEISDDVEIKPYSILEDTTIGQAAKIGPFSRLRPGAKLAADTHIGNFVEIKKAVIGKGSKINHLAYVGDAKVGEKCNLGAGVITCNYDGANKSETLIGDNVFVGSDVQLIAPVKVENGATIGAGSTITKNIGENELVITRVPQRHIQNWQRPQKKK, encoded by the coding sequence ATGACAAATTTACCTTTCAGTGCCGTAATCTTAGCTGCAGGCAAAGGCACCAGAATGTATTCAGATTTACCAAAAGTTTTACATCACATTGCAGGAAAACCAATGGTAAAACACGTTATTGATACAGCAAAGCAATTAGGTGCTGAAAATATCCATCTAATTTATGGTCATGGTGCCGACATACTCCAACAACGCTTGGCAAATGAAAAAGTAAATTGGATTTTACAAGCCGAACAACTGGGAACAGGACACGCAATGCAACAAGCCACTCCCTATTTTCAAGATAATGAAAACATTGTGATGCTTTATGGTGATACCCCATTAATTACCCCCGAAACAATACAACGTTTACTTGCAGCCAAACCAGATCACGGAATTGCTTTATTAACTGTCGAACTAGATGATCCCACTGGATATGGGCGTATTTTAAGAAAACAAAATACGATTGTTGGTATTGTTGAACAAAAAGATGCCTCTCCTGAACAATTAAAAATCAATGAAGTCAATACAGGTGTGATGGTGGCAAGTGGTGCTGACTTCAAACGCTGGCTAGCTCGCTTAGACAATAATAATGCACAACAAGAATACTACATTACCGATATTATTGGTTTTGCATATCAAGATGGCTGCCCAGTGGTATCGGTAAAAGCAGCCAATCTTTTGGAAGTAGAAGGTGCAAATAACCGCTTACAACTAGCTCGCTTAGAACGTTACTACCAAATCCAACAAGCGGAAAAATTATTATTAGCGGGCGTGATGCTTGCTGATCCACAACGTTTTGATCTGCGTGGTGAATTAGAACATGGTAAAGATGTGGAAATTGATCCAAACGTCGTGATTGAAGGTAAAGTCAAATTAGGCAACCGTGTAAAAATCGGTATGGGCTGCCTATTAAAAAACGTTGAAATTAGTGATGATGTAGAAATTAAACCATATTCGATCTTAGAAGATACCACCATTGGACAAGCAGCCAAAATTGGGCCATTCTCTCGTCTCCGTCCCGGGGCGAAACTCGCTGCCGACACTCATATTGGTAATTTTGTTGAAATCAAAAAAGCTGTGATTGGTAAAGGTTCCAAAATTAATCACTTAGCCTATGTTGGCGATGCAAAAGTAGGAGAAAAATGTAATTTAGGGGCTGGAGTCATTACCTGTAATTATGATGGTGCGAATAAATCAGAAACACTTATCGGTGATAATGTTTTTGTTGGCTCAGATGTACAACTCATCGCCCCCGTTAAAGTTGAGAATGGTGCCACCATAGGGGCAGGTTCAACCATTACAAAAAATATTGGTGAAAATGAACTTGTCATCACTCGAGTACCACAACGCCACATTCAAAATTGGCAACGGCCACAGAAAAAGAAATAA
- a CDS encoding ABC transporter ATP-binding protein — translation MLLFTNLTLKRGQNILLDQANASIAPGQKVGLVGKNGCGKSSLLALLKGETNAESGEIKFPANWAISWVNQETPALEISALEYVIQGDREYCRLNAELSIAMEKNDGHKIATLHTQLDTIDAWTIQARAATLLHGLSFDTSQLTQPVKAFSGGWRMRLNLAQALLCRSDLLLLDEPTNHLDLDAVIWLERWLMNYRGTLVLISHDRDFLDPIVNKIIHIEQAKLNEYSGDYSSFEVQRATKLAQQNALYHQQQQKIAHLQQFIDRFKAKATKAKQAQSRIKALQRMELIAPAHVDNPFSFSFRPPLSLPNPLLSMEKVSAGYSEEIILSSVKLNLVPGSRIGLLGKNGAGKSTLIKLLAGELSPLSGQVQLAKGVQLGYFAQHQLDTLRAEETALWHLQKLAPHQTEQELRDYLGGFSFQGDKVKQAVGQFSGGEKARLVLALIVWQRPNLLLLDEPTNHLDLDMRQALTEALMDYEGSLVVVSHDRHLLRNTVNEFYLVHDQKVENFDGDLEDYQKWLNEQAVVNQNSTSVKTESQHSASNRKEQKRREAEQRQQTAPLRKQLTQYEQQLETLSMQLQQIEHSLADSELYLAENKVKLTALLAEQVNCKQALDNVEALWLETQEQLEIMMAD, via the coding sequence ATGTTACTTTTTACGAATTTAACCCTTAAACGTGGGCAAAATATATTATTAGATCAAGCAAATGCAAGTATTGCCCCGGGGCAGAAAGTTGGGCTAGTAGGCAAGAATGGGTGTGGTAAGTCCTCTCTATTAGCCTTATTAAAGGGGGAAACCAATGCTGAAAGTGGAGAAATTAAATTTCCAGCTAATTGGGCGATAAGCTGGGTTAATCAAGAAACCCCTGCTTTAGAAATATCAGCTTTGGAGTATGTTATTCAAGGTGATCGAGAGTATTGTCGTTTAAATGCTGAATTAAGCATTGCTATGGAGAAAAATGATGGGCATAAAATAGCGACTTTGCATACTCAATTAGACACAATTGATGCTTGGACGATTCAAGCAAGAGCTGCAACCTTATTACATGGATTAAGCTTTGACACCTCTCAATTGACACAACCAGTGAAAGCGTTTTCTGGTGGTTGGCGAATGAGATTAAACCTCGCCCAAGCCTTATTATGTCGTTCTGATTTATTGTTACTAGATGAACCAACTAACCATTTAGATTTAGATGCGGTAATCTGGCTAGAACGTTGGCTTATGAATTATCGAGGTACTTTGGTGCTAATTTCTCACGATAGGGATTTTCTTGACCCTATTGTGAATAAGATTATTCATATTGAACAAGCTAAATTGAATGAATATAGCGGTGATTATTCCTCTTTTGAAGTTCAGCGTGCAACGAAACTTGCCCAGCAAAATGCGCTTTATCATCAACAGCAACAGAAAATAGCCCATTTACAGCAGTTTATTGATCGTTTTAAAGCAAAAGCAACTAAGGCAAAACAAGCACAAAGTCGGATTAAAGCATTGCAGCGTATGGAATTAATTGCTCCTGCTCACGTTGATAATCCTTTTTCTTTTTCTTTCCGTCCACCTTTATCTTTACCTAATCCTTTGTTATCAATGGAAAAAGTGAGTGCTGGTTATAGTGAGGAGATAATTTTATCTTCGGTAAAATTGAATCTTGTCCCGGGTTCTAGGATCGGTTTGCTAGGGAAAAATGGTGCAGGAAAATCTACATTAATTAAATTATTGGCAGGTGAGTTATCCCCTTTATCAGGGCAGGTTCAGTTAGCAAAAGGCGTACAATTAGGTTATTTTGCGCAGCATCAATTAGATACTTTACGAGCTGAAGAAACCGCCCTGTGGCATTTACAAAAATTAGCGCCTCATCAGACAGAGCAAGAGTTACGAGATTATCTTGGTGGTTTTTCTTTTCAAGGGGATAAGGTGAAACAGGCGGTAGGGCAATTTTCGGGTGGGGAAAAAGCACGTTTAGTCTTAGCATTAATTGTTTGGCAACGCCCGAATTTATTATTACTTGATGAACCGACCAACCACTTAGATTTGGATATGCGACAAGCATTAACTGAAGCATTAATGGATTATGAAGGATCGTTAGTGGTGGTGTCGCATGATCGGCATTTGTTACGTAATACGGTTAATGAGTTTTATTTAGTGCATGATCAGAAAGTCGAGAATTTTGATGGTGATCTAGAGGACTATCAAAAATGGCTGAATGAACAAGCGGTGGTAAATCAGAACTCAACATCAGTTAAAACAGAATCTCAACATAGTGCAAGTAATCGTAAAGAACAGAAACGTAGGGAGGCAGAACAACGTCAACAAACGGCACCCTTGCGTAAGCAACTAACTCAGTATGAACAGCAATTAGAAACGCTATCGATGCAGTTGCAGCAAATTGAGCATAGTTTAGCGGATAGTGAGTTATATCTTGCTGAGAATAAAGTGAAATTAACCGCTTTATTAGCAGAACAGGTAAACTGTAAACAAGCGTTAGATAATGTGGAAGCATTATGGCTTGAGACGCAAGAACAGTTAGAAATTATGATGGCAGATTAG
- the selA gene encoding L-seryl-tRNA(Sec) selenium transferase, whose amino-acid sequence MSSLYQQLPSVDKLLSQEKGIELINIFGRTAVLEQCRYLLKQARDNIKQQQQLPNFCLDENQFYLMLSNQLSQQRQVKMQKVQNLTGTILHTNLGRAVWAETAQQAALQAMQHPVALEFDLKNGQRGHRDQAVSHLLARLTGAEAACIVNNNAAAVLLLLATFAKGKEVIISRGELIEIGGSFRIPDIMAQAGCTLVEVGTTNRTHLTDYANAINENTAFLFKVHTSNYQIMGFTHSVEEQDLVALGQEKGIPVVSDLGSGALIDLTQYHLPAEPTVQSRVKQGVDLICFSGDKLLGGPQAGIIVGKQHLIDQLQVHPLKRVLRCDKVILSGLEATLRLYLEPENLAQTLPTLNRLTTPIFALEQNAIQLQRQLHHKLSEKFEIKIEPSEAQIGSGSQPMARLESLAVTLQPKVAKSQDLRKLVDRLKQLPTPLIGRIEADKLWLDCRSWQTNPHTFSQILEELAQL is encoded by the coding sequence ATGTCCTCACTCTATCAACAATTACCATCAGTTGATAAATTATTATCGCAAGAAAAAGGAATTGAGTTAATTAATATTTTTGGTAGAACAGCCGTTTTAGAACAGTGCCGTTATCTTCTGAAACAGGCTCGAGATAACATCAAACAACAGCAACAATTACCCAATTTTTGTTTAGATGAAAACCAATTCTATTTAATGTTAAGCAATCAGTTATCTCAACAACGCCAAGTTAAAATGCAAAAAGTACAAAATCTAACTGGTACAATTCTACATACAAATTTAGGCAGAGCCGTTTGGGCAGAAACAGCTCAACAAGCTGCTTTACAAGCAATGCAACACCCCGTTGCATTAGAATTTGATCTTAAAAATGGACAACGTGGTCATCGAGATCAAGCTGTTAGTCATCTACTAGCCAGATTAACTGGTGCTGAAGCCGCTTGCATTGTCAATAACAATGCAGCTGCCGTATTGCTCTTACTTGCTACTTTTGCGAAAGGAAAAGAAGTGATTATTTCACGTGGTGAATTAATTGAGATTGGTGGTTCTTTTCGTATTCCCGATATTATGGCACAAGCTGGATGTACGTTAGTGGAAGTTGGCACAACTAATCGTACCCACTTAACCGATTATGCTAATGCAATTAATGAAAATACTGCCTTTTTATTTAAAGTCCACACAAGTAATTACCAAATTATGGGCTTTACTCATAGTGTCGAAGAACAAGATCTCGTTGCCTTAGGTCAAGAAAAAGGTATCCCTGTTGTTAGTGATTTAGGCAGTGGAGCATTAATTGATTTAACGCAATATCATTTACCCGCTGAACCCACTGTCCAAAGCCGAGTGAAACAGGGGGTTGATTTAATCTGTTTTTCAGGAGATAAATTATTAGGTGGTCCACAAGCAGGGATTATTGTAGGTAAACAACATTTAATCGATCAATTACAAGTTCACCCTCTAAAACGGGTCTTACGCTGTGATAAGGTAATCTTAAGTGGGCTAGAAGCGACCTTACGTCTGTATCTAGAACCTGAAAACTTAGCCCAAACGCTCCCGACATTAAACCGACTTACCACCCCAATCTTTGCATTAGAACAAAATGCCATTCAGTTACAACGCCAATTACACCACAAACTGTCAGAAAAATTTGAGATTAAAATAGAACCTAGTGAAGCACAAATTGGCAGTGGTTCACAACCAATGGCAAGGCTTGAATCTCTTGCAGTTACATTACAACCCAAAGTTGCAAAAAGTCAGGATTTACGCAAACTGGTAGATCGTTTAAAACAGCTACCAACACCACTGATTGGACGTATAGAAGCGGATAAATTATGGCTAGATTGTCGCAGTTGGCAGACAAATCCCCATACTTTTAGCCAAATATTAGAGGAATTAGCACAACTATGA
- a CDS encoding YigZ family protein, whose protein sequence is MMQYPVLKNPVVFEEEIKKSRFITYLRRVNGLAEARAFWQEMRETYPTARHHCWATVAGRPQDSGQYGFSDDGEPTGTAGKPMLNALIGSGIGEISVVSVRYFGGVLLGTGGLVRAYGNGVQQALKLAQTEIKIERSDYQLVCSYEQLNRILAIIPQYQVELYHQDFTEVVRLTLGIIEQQRPSFELTLQNMSAGQLTLTKIEP, encoded by the coding sequence ATTATGCAATACCCTGTTTTAAAAAATCCTGTTGTTTTTGAAGAAGAAATTAAAAAAAGTCGCTTTATTACTTATCTGCGGCGAGTAAATGGCTTGGCAGAAGCTAGAGCTTTTTGGCAAGAGATGCGAGAGACTTATCCAACAGCTCGTCATCATTGTTGGGCAACCGTTGCAGGGCGACCGCAAGACAGTGGACAATATGGTTTTTCTGATGATGGAGAGCCAACTGGTACAGCAGGAAAACCAATGCTAAACGCCTTAATTGGGAGTGGTATTGGAGAAATTAGTGTGGTGAGTGTACGTTATTTTGGTGGTGTTCTACTCGGAACAGGTGGCTTAGTGAGAGCTTATGGAAATGGCGTACAACAGGCATTAAAACTGGCTCAAACAGAGATCAAAATTGAAAGAAGTGATTACCAACTGGTTTGTTCTTATGAACAGTTAAATCGGATTTTGGCGATTATTCCACAGTATCAAGTTGAACTGTATCACCAAGATTTTACTGAGGTGGTTAGGCTAACACTTGGGATAATAGAACAACAACGCCCAAGTTTTGAACTTACATTACAAAATATGTCTGCAGGACAGCTTACTTTAACAAAAATTGAACCTTAA
- the selB gene encoding selenocysteine-specific translation elongation factor, whose amino-acid sequence MIIVTAGHVDHGKTTLIQALTGTNTDRLPEEKKRGMTIDLGYAYLPLAEKTLGFIDVPGHEKFLANMLAGVGGIEYAMLVIAADEGIKPQTIEHLQILRLLQIQHIILVITKADRVSTSQIQQRLLQIQNTFPYLTTHPYFITAAYTGEGIANLKEYLTQLSSNKIQFKLTQPFRYAIDRVFSVKGAGTVVTGTAYTGKVQPEQTLYLSNGKQVRVKAIHAQNQPSQLGIAEQRLALNIATELSKEQLKRGEWLSEYPPHLTDRVSLSITAQHPLKEYQVVHIYHSCSRCVAKLTLLSCNNLIAGETALAELLLDTPLALTFNDKIIIRSGDDKQTIAGGTVLEIDSPKRYKRSVERLTYLDQLRQTQSVSQRLSLYLQHIPRSKDYILWIEQLLPEKLDQLLHSSTILSYRNWLFSTEYQKIYQQKIVHSLQSFHQTNPDQLGVSRARLARIAAVNQPTELIYHFIDQLIQQRIVSQTRGWLHLADYQLSFEKEELDYWQLVQRQFTQTNQPIWVRDMANLLEVDETFMRNLLYKAGKLGYAIPIVKDRFYLTEDIHKLAQIIRQHIQQKGAISVNQLRDQLNYGRKLTVQLIEFFDRIGFLRRKGNQHFLRDDELF is encoded by the coding sequence ATGATTATTGTTACCGCAGGGCATGTTGATCACGGTAAAACAACATTAATTCAAGCACTAACTGGAACGAATACAGATCGTTTACCCGAAGAAAAAAAACGAGGTATGACGATCGATTTAGGTTATGCCTATCTGCCTTTAGCTGAAAAAACATTAGGCTTTATCGATGTTCCCGGACATGAAAAATTCTTAGCTAATATGTTGGCTGGTGTGGGTGGCATAGAATATGCAATGTTAGTTATCGCCGCAGATGAGGGTATCAAACCACAAACAATTGAACATTTACAAATCCTACGCTTATTACAAATACAACACATTATATTAGTTATCACCAAAGCAGATCGAGTAAGCACCAGTCAAATACAACAACGCCTATTACAGATCCAAAATACCTTCCCATATTTAACAACTCACCCCTATTTTATTACTGCCGCTTATACAGGTGAAGGAATTGCAAACCTAAAAGAATATTTAACCCAATTATCAAGTAACAAAATTCAATTCAAACTTACACAACCTTTTCGTTACGCTATCGATCGTGTATTTAGTGTCAAAGGTGCTGGTACGGTGGTAACAGGTACAGCTTATACAGGAAAAGTGCAACCAGAACAAACGCTATATCTTTCTAATGGTAAACAAGTTCGTGTCAAAGCTATCCACGCTCAAAACCAACCTAGTCAACTAGGGATAGCAGAACAACGCCTTGCCTTAAATATTGCAACGGAACTGAGTAAAGAACAACTAAAACGAGGGGAATGGCTATCTGAATATCCGCCACATTTAACCGACAGAGTTAGCTTATCAATCACCGCTCAACACCCTTTAAAAGAATATCAAGTTGTGCATATTTACCATTCTTGTAGTCGCTGTGTTGCAAAACTCACTTTACTCAGCTGTAATAATCTAATCGCTGGTGAAACAGCACTGGCAGAATTATTATTAGATACTCCGCTTGCTTTAACTTTTAATGACAAAATAATCATTCGAAGTGGAGACGACAAACAAACTATTGCAGGTGGAACTGTTTTAGAAATTGACTCCCCTAAACGCTATAAACGAAGTGTAGAACGCCTAACCTATCTCGATCAGTTAAGACAAACTCAATCTGTTAGCCAACGTTTATCGCTTTACCTTCAACATATCCCTCGGTCGAAAGATTATATCCTCTGGATTGAACAACTATTGCCAGAAAAACTCGATCAACTATTACATTCATCTACAATACTCTCCTATCGAAATTGGTTATTCTCAACCGAATATCAAAAAATATATCAACAGAAAATCGTACACAGTTTACAAAGTTTCCATCAAACTAACCCAGACCAACTAGGCGTTAGTCGAGCAAGATTGGCAAGAATAGCAGCAGTCAATCAACCTACTGAATTAATCTATCACTTTATCGATCAATTAATTCAACAACGTATAGTGAGCCAAACAAGAGGCTGGCTACACCTAGCGGATTATCAACTTAGTTTTGAAAAAGAGGAATTGGATTATTGGCAATTAGTACAACGGCAATTTACCCAAACTAACCAACCAATTTGGGTAAGAGATATGGCTAACCTCTTAGAGGTTGATGAAACATTTATGCGAAATTTACTCTATAAAGCAGGAAAATTAGGCTATGCAATTCCTATTGTTAAAGATCGCTTCTATTTAACCGAAGATATCCACAAATTAGCTCAAATTATCCGCCAACATATTCAACAAAAGGGAGCAATATCCGTCAATCAACTAAGAGATCAACTTAACTATGGGCGTAAATTAACAGTACAATTAATCGAATTTTTTGATCGTATTGGTTTTTTACGACGTAAAGGAAACCAACATTTCCTACGAGATGATGAACTTTTCTAG
- a CDS encoding low molecular weight protein-tyrosine-phosphatase, producing the protein MQQIAVLFVCLGNICRSPMAEFIFKDKVKKAGLSKYFSISSAGTSGWHNGETMHCGTAELLERHQIESNGFRSRQVSKEDIQKYHYLIAMDESNLKDLEQLFGQHQKIFKITTLCQDLPKDHIPDPWYTKDFDETYRLLDRCCDQLLLKICRDFKL; encoded by the coding sequence ATGCAGCAGATAGCGGTGTTATTTGTTTGTCTTGGTAATATTTGCCGTTCGCCGATGGCAGAATTTATTTTTAAAGATAAGGTGAAAAAAGCGGGGTTAAGCAAATATTTTTCTATTAGTAGTGCGGGTACATCAGGTTGGCATAATGGCGAAACAATGCATTGTGGTACGGCAGAGTTATTAGAACGCCATCAAATTGAGAGTAATGGTTTTCGTAGTCGTCAGGTAAGTAAAGAAGATATTCAAAAATACCATTATCTAATCGCAATGGATGAGAGTAATCTCAAGGATTTAGAACAATTATTCGGACAACATCAGAAAATTTTTAAAATAACAACATTATGTCAAGATTTACCTAAAGATCATATTCCTGATCCTTGGTACACAAAAGATTTTGATGAAACATATCGTTTGTTAGATCGTTGTTGTGATCAGCTCTTGCTAAAAATATGTCGTGATTTTAAGTTGTAA
- the tusA gene encoding sulfurtransferase TusA has product MTEFMITQTLDTCGLRCPEPVMLVRKAVRSLQDGDILLVIADDPATTRDIPGFCKFMDHTLLQQENTTPPYRYWLQKGKS; this is encoded by the coding sequence ATGACCGAATTTATGATTACGCAAACGTTAGATACTTGTGGATTACGTTGTCCCGAACCCGTTATGTTAGTTAGAAAAGCGGTGAGATCCTTACAAGACGGCGATATTTTATTAGTTATTGCTGATGATCCTGCAACAACTCGAGATATTCCAGGATTTTGTAAATTTATGGATCATACTTTATTACAACAAGAAAATACCACTCCACCATATCGTTATTGGCTACAAAAAGGAAAAAGCTAA
- the pepQ gene encoding Xaa-Pro dipeptidase, which produces MKKLFQQHLDQVQQYFQQALSRCHLDGVWIHAGIEHNHFLDDQVQPFKINPYFKYFVPLTNAVESWLFVDGINKPKLYYYTPQDYWHCFESKPELFWCDCFEWIIITELSEIKNQIKDVEHFAYIGEDISLATELGFTAINQRKLLNYIDYHRAIKTEYEIACIRQAQESALVGHYAAKQAFLEGKSEFEINLAYLYATQQTDYEVPYQSIVAINQHAAILHYNRLQREPPKQSLSFLFDAGTQVNGYASDLTRTYAFDSASEFAELIQKMEKYKREIIAEMQVGYNYLSYHTQMQQNIAELLYESGLVKLSVDQIFDQGISRSFFPHGLGHCLGLQVHDVGGFLQNERGTHKAPPTIYPSLRCTRDLVPNMVLTIEPGFYFIDMLLEPWRNSALSAKFNWQQIEQFKQYGGIRTEDNIVMRETGAENLTEQAALAIDQLPNQ; this is translated from the coding sequence ATGAAAAAATTATTTCAACAGCATCTCGATCAAGTACAACAATATTTTCAACAAGCACTTTCTCGTTGTCATCTAGATGGTGTTTGGATTCATGCAGGGATTGAACACAATCATTTTCTTGATGACCAAGTTCAACCTTTTAAAATAAATCCGTATTTTAAGTATTTTGTTCCACTTACTAATGCCGTGGAAAGTTGGCTTTTTGTTGATGGGATAAATAAACCAAAACTCTATTATTATACACCTCAAGATTATTGGCATTGTTTTGAGTCAAAACCAGAGCTATTTTGGTGTGATTGTTTTGAATGGATTATTATAACTGAGTTATCAGAAATTAAAAATCAGATCAAAGATGTAGAACATTTTGCTTACATTGGTGAAGATATTTCTCTTGCAACTGAACTTGGGTTTACAGCGATCAATCAGCGGAAATTATTGAATTATATAGACTATCATCGTGCTATCAAGACTGAATATGAAATTGCTTGTATTCGTCAAGCTCAAGAAAGTGCGTTGGTTGGACATTATGCGGCTAAACAAGCCTTTTTAGAGGGGAAAAGTGAATTTGAGATTAATCTTGCGTATTTATATGCTACGCAACAGACGGATTATGAGGTGCCTTATCAAAGTATTGTTGCAATCAATCAACATGCGGCAATTTTGCATTATAACCGTTTACAGCGTGAACCACCGAAGCAATCCTTGAGTTTTTTATTTGATGCGGGTACACAAGTAAATGGCTATGCCTCAGATTTGACTCGCACTTATGCTTTTGATTCAGCAAGTGAGTTTGCTGAATTAATCCAGAAAATGGAGAAATATAAGCGAGAGATTATTGCTGAAATGCAAGTTGGTTATAACTATTTAAGTTACCATACTCAAATGCAGCAAAATATTGCGGAATTATTGTATGAAAGTGGTTTAGTTAAACTTTCAGTCGATCAAATTTTTGATCAAGGTATTAGTCGCAGTTTTTTTCCTCATGGTTTAGGGCATTGTTTAGGCTTGCAAGTACATGATGTTGGTGGATTTTTACAAAATGAGCGAGGTACACACAAAGCCCCACCTACCATTTATCCTAGTTTACGTTGTACTCGAGATTTGGTACCAAATATGGTTTTAACGATTGAACCGGGATTTTATTTTATTGATATGCTGCTTGAACCTTGGCGAAATTCTGCATTAAGTGCCAAATTTAATTGGCAACAAATTGAACAGTTTAAACAATACGGTGGAATTAGAACGGAAGATAATATTGTGATGCGAGAAACTGGTGCGGAAAATCTCACAGAACAGGCAGCATTAGCGATTGATCAATTACCTAACCAATAA
- the hemG gene encoding menaquinone-dependent protoporphyrinogen IX dehydrogenase — translation MKTLILYLSYDGQTKKIAEKIATQLEKTEQVTLRNLIDVTDSELAIFDRILIGASIRYGKFHPQLSYFIQQNSEILNQKISAFFSVNLTARKAGKNSPETNVYTRKLLAKIAWQPKLVAVFAGALFYPRYSLFDRTMIRFIMWLTGGETNPTKEVEYTNWQQVEEFADQFAKITDCQ, via the coding sequence ATGAAAACCTTAATTTTATATCTTAGTTATGATGGACAAACTAAAAAGATTGCAGAAAAGATTGCTACACAATTGGAAAAGACAGAGCAAGTGACATTGCGAAATTTGATTGATGTAACCGATTCAGAGCTTGCTATTTTTGATCGAATTTTGATTGGTGCTTCTATTCGTTATGGGAAATTTCATCCACAGTTAAGTTATTTTATTCAACAAAATAGTGAGATCTTAAATCAAAAAATTAGTGCTTTTTTTAGTGTTAATCTAACTGCACGTAAAGCAGGAAAAAATAGTCCAGAAACCAATGTTTATACACGAAAATTATTGGCAAAGATCGCTTGGCAGCCAAAATTAGTTGCTGTTTTTGCGGGAGCATTATTTTACCCAAGATATAGTTTATTTGATCGGACGATGATCCGTTTTATTATGTGGTTAACTGGTGGTGAAACGAATCCTACTAAGGAAGTAGAATATACAAACTGGCAGCAGGTAGAAGAATTTGCTGATCAATTTGCTAAGATCACGGATTGTCAATAA